DNA from Pirellulales bacterium:
AGGGGGGTGGCGTCTTCGTCGCAGAGCAACGCATCGGGCTGAATGGCGCGAAGCTGCCGTTCGGCCTCGGCGAGCAGCCGCGTGTGACGAGGGCCGTATGCTTGCGCGCGATCGGCCAACCAGCGCTCGATGGTGTGTCCCAGGTCGATACCTCGGCAAGCGAGCCGTGCCGTCAGTTTCAATTCGGCAAAGACGTTGGCCGTCCCCAGATCGGAGTCGCACACCAGTTGTCGCACGCCGCGCATACGCCAGCGCGCGAAGCCGCGCACGGCGAAACGATCGTACAGCCACCACACCTGGACGCCGCGGGCCAGTAGCTCGTGACAGACGGGATCGAGCACGCGCGGATTGCCGCAGAGCACGACGCGCGGTCGGTCGCTCGCCGGCAAAGTAGGGTCCGCGGTATTGCGTTGTGCCAACCGCGCAATGCCACGGCGCCACGCGCGATTGGCCGGGAACGCGAGCGACTCGGCACTGCTAGCGTCGTGCCAGCGCTCGACGCGTGCCAGGCGATAGCTGCGGCTCACCTCGCGGAACAGCGTGGCATACGTTTCGTCTCGCCCACGCGCCAGATGAAGCTCGAGCGGCTCGCGGCGGTGCGGCCGGTAGCATTGTTCGAAAAAAGCGATGACACGAATGTATTTGACCAGCTCGTAACGCAGGGCGAGCGCATTCAACCAGGCGAACAACGCACTGCTGTCTTGGCCATGCGCCTCGGCGGCGCATTCGGCAAGACGCGAGGCCTCGCGATCGATCCAGGCAAATCGCGCGTCGATGGCGTCGTCGAGCGAAAATCGCGCGGCGCTCTGCAAAGGGGCAGGCCACGAGCCTTCGCAGAGCAGGGCCGGCTCGTGCGGAGCGAGATGGGCGGGAATCAGATCCGCGCGGGCGAAAACTTTCAAGCGTGCTCCCCCCTACGTAGTGGCCGCGCATCGTTCGGCGGCAGACATCCAGGCGGCAAAGTCGGCCAGACTATCGAAGTGCGCATGTACGGTCGCGGCCGGTCGCACGCCGATCGACATGCCGCGCATTCCCTGCTCGATCGCTCCCAGCAGCGATACCGGACAACTGGAGACGAAGGCCGTCCGATCGGCAGACTCATCGACCGTCGTCAATATCGCGGCATAGGCAGCCGGCTCGGGCATGGTGAGCTCAAGATCGAACGACGACAGCACCGTGTGAAACAGGCCGCCCAATCCGTTTCGTTCGAGTTGCGTGGAGATTTGCGTGCTCGAACGCTCATCGTTCGTCAGCACCGCCAACCGATAGCCGGCGCCATGCAACTGCCACAGTGCCGACCGGACGCCAGGCAAAAGCCGTGTGCTGATGGCCAGGTCGC
Protein-coding regions in this window:
- a CDS encoding HAD hydrolase-like protein — its product is MASSTRGADGEPDTPAHDSSARLDVACLVFEADNVLFDATLWRRWLHQLLGRFGVQADFETFFARWDREYLADVYRGRREFDEAFQSFLLSSGLTPAQFDEIEAASTAKRRDLAISTRLLPGVRSALWQLHGAGYRLAVLTNDERSSTQISTQLERNGLGGLFHTVLSSFDLELTMPEPAAYAAILTTVDESADRTAFVSSCPVSLLGAIEQGMRGMSIGVRPAATVHAHFDSLADFAAWMSAAERCAATT